A single region of the Sulfitobacter geojensis genome encodes:
- a CDS encoding TolC family protein yields the protein MAFTLTGCLSDAGGSAGDFVARLKSPDANSVARPSHAEKVNSESAIIQGLSARSSALPAGSSYERVATSVLAANSRAAESELRAARLRSEAASKNWLPKIGPNISLTSLGSLVANLVVDQVLFDNGRRKGEREFAIADVEVAAVNLAKDTNDRVHTALSLYVTAAEAREKATLSEASLRDMGRFEYIMSERVKGGVSDSSDLNILRQKLSEIRADRAANVEAANTAIAELNAMSIDPLSGLRGVPGLRVSPQSAQPLDVVLAEAEKTRTIAAAKIDRADQLPGLSAGGTIGENSDLGLRVSSDTLLGFGTGATLRAIEEAKEAAGRQVSQANEDANRRLRKLEGQIAAKSRQADEASGLTVQAQRNLDVFQEQYDAGQRQVMDVVSVYETFARQQQAEVTLKYEAAQLQIDLARLLGVLADGDEI from the coding sequence ATGGCATTCACGCTGACAGGATGTTTGTCGGATGCAGGCGGCAGCGCGGGTGACTTTGTTGCGCGGCTCAAATCGCCTGATGCAAACTCCGTTGCGCGGCCCAGCCACGCAGAAAAAGTAAATTCCGAAAGTGCGATCATTCAGGGGCTGTCGGCGCGCAGTTCTGCCTTGCCTGCAGGCAGCAGTTACGAACGGGTCGCGACATCGGTTCTGGCGGCCAATTCGCGTGCGGCGGAATCCGAATTGCGCGCCGCACGGTTGCGTTCGGAAGCGGCATCCAAGAACTGGTTGCCCAAGATCGGGCCGAACATCAGCCTGACGTCACTGGGGTCTTTGGTGGCCAATCTGGTGGTGGATCAGGTGTTGTTCGACAACGGGCGGCGCAAAGGCGAACGCGAATTCGCGATTGCAGATGTTGAAGTCGCGGCCGTGAATTTGGCCAAGGATACCAATGACCGTGTGCATACGGCGCTGTCGCTGTATGTCACTGCCGCAGAGGCGCGCGAAAAGGCGACCCTGTCCGAGGCGTCGCTGCGCGACATGGGGCGGTTCGAATATATCATGTCAGAGCGCGTCAAAGGGGGCGTGTCGGACAGTTCCGATTTGAACATCCTGCGTCAGAAGTTGTCCGAAATCCGTGCAGACCGCGCCGCAAATGTCGAGGCGGCGAATACCGCGATTGCAGAACTGAACGCCATGTCCATCGACCCGCTAAGCGGTTTGCGCGGCGTGCCGGGGTTGCGGGTTTCGCCCCAATCCGCGCAGCCGTTGGATGTGGTTCTGGCCGAAGCCGAGAAGACGCGCACCATTGCGGCGGCCAAGATCGACCGCGCCGACCAACTGCCCGGCCTGTCGGCAGGGGGGACGATTGGTGAAAATTCGGATTTGGGGCTGCGTGTCAGTTCCGACACTTTGTTGGGGTTTGGCACCGGTGCCACCCTGCGCGCCATCGAAGAGGCGAAAGAAGCGGCGGGGCGGCAGGTGTCGCAAGCCAATGAAGACGCCAACCGCCGGCTGCGCAAGCTTGAGGGGCAAATCGCCGCCAAGTCGCGCCAAGCGGACGAAGCCAGTGGTCTGACCGTACAGGCGCAGCGCAATCTGGATGTGTTTCAGGAACAGTATGACGCCGGGCAGCGGCAGGTCATGGATGTAGTGAGTGTATACGAGACTTTTGCCCGCCAGCAGCAGGCCGAGGTCACGTTAAAGTATGAGGCTGCACAGTTGCAGATCGATCTGGCACGCCTGTTGGGCGTGCTGGCCGATGGGGATGAGATTTGA
- a CDS encoding Ig-like domain-containing protein: MKAIDFVVRDNAGGLQRGTVPDGAKTHAIQAGAGQEISLNLRQVDLSTQVREGSDLVITLTDGRQITIDNYFNGSGTPNRLFISADGYLNEVAFVDTGAGELYAQFGPTEQWGKWSPSDDLIYLGRTELAAAGYADDEVSMFPAPLLGAAGLLGGGTAAAAAAVVGGAAVIGAGGGSGDETGGGGEGGDGGGDTGGPNPDRDLVQDPYVNDPDLVGEIGGDDAEQVITITGGGAPGDTVIVTLGDVQVETVINEEGFFTCGFMPPNFPPDGTYEAVVTVVTEGGEVVLDGPGYVIDLTPPLVEVSTGTDSVGDFFNAVSFADGVTLSGTGEAGASILVTIAGIEQTTTVSETGTWSVSWAAGTLEGGEYSTGVTIVSADAFGNTTTISDTVVIDTVSNVTIDTANVETDGIVNAVEQEDGVTLTGTAQAGSTVVVTFGTGSHAATVDANGNWSADFAMSEVPTGELQATVTAVATDALGNSSTASGLVDIDTLVRDFAFTGTTGGADGVINEAEAAQGLVMTGTTEPGSSVMVSFGGSNQAATVAANGSWTVTFAANTIPSGEQTAVMTAVATDIAGNVDTITRNVDIDRDGGILTISPAPVEGDDIINEVEASDGVVLTGTSNPNAVVTVTMGGVSKTVSADGAGNWTANYSNSDVTPGVYTAQITATTTDAAGNTLNASDSVEVDTRVDNLGVQASLVEGDGTINGAERLAGGGVQVTGTTEVGSTAVVVTLNGVAVNAVVAANGTWTANYASSQVSEGTYTATVSVQATDRAGNTATVSDVVNVDTEVVPLSIDDGAGGRDSTVNIAEAATGIDLGGEVEVGSTVSVTFDGTPYVANVDNAGNWSLTIPPSAIRSGEYNAAIVVTATDAVGNVDTINDTLAIDTSAPSGPAIESLNEGRVGFRGISTDLTDDELAVYQVQDNGTVTEVASQSGASTTRPETNIDFNSDVPDGSHLVITATDDAQNTTGTYVVLDDGAPNSTIAISNPALGNYNIETVDMTFAEEGNLTIDEAALLALSSNSNELMILGGADDTVTILGATRGNSSGGQTTYSLGTEGTIIVDDQIDVIT, encoded by the coding sequence ATGAAGGCGATTGATTTCGTCGTCCGCGATAATGCGGGCGGTTTGCAACGTGGTACGGTGCCGGATGGTGCAAAGACCCATGCAATTCAGGCTGGCGCAGGTCAGGAAATTTCCCTTAATCTGAGACAGGTCGATCTGTCGACGCAGGTGCGTGAGGGCAGTGATCTGGTGATCACCCTGACCGACGGGCGTCAGATCACGATCGACAATTACTTCAACGGATCAGGCACGCCGAACCGGCTGTTCATCTCCGCTGACGGCTATCTCAACGAGGTGGCGTTTGTGGATACGGGCGCGGGCGAGCTGTATGCGCAGTTCGGTCCGACCGAGCAGTGGGGCAAGTGGTCCCCGTCTGATGATCTGATCTATCTGGGACGTACCGAGCTGGCAGCGGCCGGTTATGCAGATGATGAAGTGTCGATGTTCCCCGCACCGCTTCTGGGTGCGGCCGGACTTTTGGGTGGCGGTACAGCCGCAGCGGCAGCCGCTGTTGTTGGTGGCGCCGCGGTTATCGGTGCCGGTGGCGGCTCTGGTGATGAAACCGGCGGTGGCGGCGAAGGCGGCGACGGCGGCGGTGACACCGGCGGGCCAAACCCCGACCGCGATCTGGTTCAGGACCCTTATGTCAATGATCCCGACCTTGTTGGCGAGATCGGCGGCGACGATGCCGAGCAGGTCATCACGATCACCGGCGGCGGTGCCCCCGGCGACACGGTCATTGTGACGCTGGGCGATGTGCAGGTTGAAACCGTCATCAACGAAGAAGGCTTTTTCACCTGCGGCTTTATGCCCCCGAATTTCCCGCCGGATGGCACCTATGAGGCTGTCGTCACAGTCGTGACAGAAGGCGGTGAGGTGGTTCTGGATGGTCCGGGTTACGTGATCGACCTGACGCCGCCCTTGGTGGAAGTGTCGACCGGAACGGACTCCGTTGGCGATTTCTTTAACGCTGTCAGCTTTGCCGATGGTGTGACCCTGTCAGGCACCGGCGAAGCGGGTGCGTCCATTCTGGTGACCATCGCGGGCATCGAGCAGACCACAACTGTTTCTGAAACCGGCACCTGGTCGGTCAGCTGGGCGGCAGGCACGCTTGAGGGGGGCGAATATTCCACCGGCGTGACCATTGTCAGCGCGGACGCCTTTGGCAACACCACGACAATTTCCGACACTGTTGTGATCGACACGGTTTCAAACGTGACCATCGACACGGCCAACGTCGAAACAGACGGCATCGTAAACGCGGTCGAGCAGGAAGACGGCGTAACATTGACCGGCACGGCGCAGGCGGGATCAACTGTGGTTGTGACCTTCGGCACCGGTTCGCATGCAGCTACCGTTGATGCGAACGGCAACTGGTCTGCGGATTTCGCGATGAGCGAAGTGCCGACCGGCGAATTACAGGCCACTGTGACGGCTGTTGCGACCGACGCGTTGGGCAACTCCAGCACGGCGTCGGGTCTGGTGGACATCGACACGCTGGTGCGTGACTTTGCCTTTACCGGCACGACAGGTGGTGCGGACGGTGTGATCAACGAGGCCGAAGCGGCGCAAGGTCTGGTCATGACAGGCACAACCGAGCCCGGTTCAAGTGTCATGGTGTCCTTTGGCGGGTCCAATCAGGCCGCTACGGTTGCCGCGAATGGCAGCTGGACGGTGACTTTTGCCGCCAACACCATTCCGTCGGGTGAGCAAACCGCAGTAATGACGGCAGTGGCCACGGATATTGCCGGCAACGTCGATACCATCACGCGCAACGTGGACATTGACCGTGACGGGGGCATCCTGACGATCAGCCCTGCGCCGGTTGAAGGCGACGACATCATCAACGAAGTCGAAGCGTCTGATGGCGTGGTTCTGACCGGTACGTCCAACCCGAATGCGGTTGTGACCGTGACCATGGGCGGCGTCAGCAAGACAGTCAGCGCCGATGGTGCAGGCAACTGGACAGCGAATTATTCCAACAGCGATGTAACGCCCGGCGTCTACACCGCACAGATCACTGCGACCACGACAGATGCAGCCGGCAACACGCTTAATGCTTCTGACAGTGTCGAAGTGGACACGCGGGTCGACAACCTTGGCGTACAGGCCAGCCTTGTCGAAGGGGACGGCACCATCAACGGGGCCGAGCGTCTGGCCGGCGGCGGCGTTCAAGTGACGGGCACCACCGAAGTTGGCTCAACCGCCGTGGTGGTCACGCTGAACGGTGTGGCGGTCAATGCGGTTGTGGCGGCAAACGGCACATGGACGGCGAACTATGCCTCCAGTCAGGTGTCCGAAGGAACGTATACCGCGACCGTATCGGTTCAGGCGACAGACCGCGCGGGCAACACTGCGACAGTGTCCGATGTTGTGAACGTGGATACCGAAGTTGTGCCCTTGAGCATCGACGACGGGGCAGGCGGGCGTGACAGCACGGTCAACATCGCCGAAGCGGCGACAGGTATTGATTTGGGCGGCGAAGTCGAAGTGGGCAGCACCGTTTCCGTGACCTTTGACGGCACACCTTATGTGGCGAATGTCGACAATGCGGGTAACTGGAGCCTGACAATTCCACCTTCCGCGATCCGTTCGGGCGAATACAATGCCGCCATCGTGGTGACAGCCACGGATGCGGTTGGCAACGTCGATACAATCAACGACACGCTGGCGATTGATACCTCTGCGCCTTCCGGACCGGCAATCGAAAGCCTGAACGAAGGACGTGTTGGTTTCCGTGGCATTTCCACCGATCTGACCGATGACGAGTTGGCGGTGTATCAGGTGCAGGACAATGGCACCGTGACGGAAGTGGCGTCGCAAAGCGGTGCGAGTACGACGCGTCCCGAAACCAACATCGACTTCAACTCGGATGTGCCGGACGGTTCGCATCTGGTCATCACGGCCACGGATGATGCGCAAAACACCACCGGTACCTATGTGGTGCTGGATGACGGTGCGCCGAATTCGACCATCGCGATCAGCAACCCGGCGCTTGGCAACTACAACATCGAAACCGTTGACATGACCTTTGCCGAAGAGGGCAATCTGACCATCGACGAAGCGGCGCTGCTGGCCTTGTCCAGCAACTCCAATGAGTTGATGATCCTCGGCGGTGCCGATGACACGGTCACGATTTTGGGTGCAACACGCGGTAACAGCAGTGGCGGTCAGACGACCTATTCACTGGGTACCGAGGGCACGATCATCGTTGACGACCAGATTGACGTGATCACCTAA
- a CDS encoding CocE/NonD family hydrolase has product MPTTPNALRTLTEDPDFAITLSDGCRLSARVWMPEDAGDDPVPVILEYLPYRKRDGTCARDALTHPWFAERGYACVRVDMRGNGDSHGVMEDEYAPQEQADAVEVINFLAAQPWCNGRVGMMGISWGGFNGLQVAALAPEPLKAVITLCSTVDRFADDIHYKGGCLLNENLGWGATMWSYSSKAPDPALRPDWREMWLERLKAEPFLPETWLRHQRRDAYWRHGSVIEDYSAIKAKVLAVGGWGDAYKNAVPQLVEALPDAKGIVGPWVHKYPHFAVPEPRIGFLQEALRWWDRWLKDADTGVENDPDYRAYLMDGVRPARWYAERPGRWIAEANGATAHLDTQALHLTDTGLSPTAGPLTQTVTSPAHCGAESGEYCAIWLGPETPGDQRGDDALSTTFDSAPLEQDMDIVGAPQITLTLASDQPQAQIAVRLNHIHPDGAATRITYGVLNLSHRTSAADPTPMPRGTAQDITFKLDHIAYRVPKGHRLRVSISDAYWPLLWPSPTPTKLSLSAGRIDIPQRPTFGGDEHFFEPPTAAEPWQVDTLRPDAHVRRQETDTVTGTVSLIIEDDFGEVRDSEHGLVSGSVARENWSIHPDDPLSAKGTCHWTDTLTRDDIALRTEARCEMTSDATRFHLTARIEAFENDTLIYSRDVAKSIARDHL; this is encoded by the coding sequence ATGCCAACAACGCCCAACGCCCTGCGCACCCTCACCGAAGATCCCGATTTCGCGATCACCCTGTCCGACGGATGCCGCCTTTCGGCGCGGGTCTGGATGCCCGAAGATGCCGGTGACGATCCTGTGCCGGTGATCCTTGAATACCTGCCCTACCGCAAACGCGACGGCACCTGCGCGCGCGATGCCCTGACCCATCCGTGGTTTGCCGAGCGCGGCTATGCCTGTGTGCGCGTCGACATGCGCGGCAATGGCGACAGCCACGGCGTGATGGAGGACGAATACGCCCCGCAAGAACAGGCCGACGCGGTCGAGGTGATTAATTTTCTGGCCGCGCAACCGTGGTGCAACGGCCGTGTCGGCATGATGGGGATCAGCTGGGGCGGATTTAACGGATTGCAGGTTGCCGCCCTCGCCCCCGAACCGCTCAAGGCTGTCATTACCCTGTGCTCCACCGTCGACCGTTTTGCCGATGACATCCATTACAAGGGCGGCTGCCTGCTGAATGAAAACCTCGGGTGGGGGGCGACCATGTGGTCCTACTCCTCCAAAGCGCCCGATCCTGCGCTGCGCCCCGACTGGCGCGAGATGTGGCTGGAGCGGCTCAAGGCCGAACCGTTCCTGCCGGAAACCTGGCTGCGCCATCAACGCCGCGATGCCTATTGGCGCCACGGTTCGGTCATCGAGGATTACAGCGCGATCAAGGCCAAGGTATTGGCCGTCGGCGGCTGGGGCGACGCCTATAAAAACGCCGTGCCCCAACTGGTCGAAGCGCTGCCGGACGCCAAAGGTATTGTCGGCCCTTGGGTCCATAAATACCCCCATTTCGCTGTGCCCGAACCGCGCATCGGCTTTCTGCAAGAGGCGCTGCGCTGGTGGGACCGCTGGCTCAAGGACGCGGACACAGGCGTTGAAAATGATCCCGATTACCGCGCCTATCTGATGGACGGTGTGCGCCCTGCCCGCTGGTATGCCGAACGCCCCGGCCGCTGGATTGCCGAGGCAAACGGCGCCACCGCGCACCTTGACACGCAGGCGCTACACCTGACCGACACAGGGCTCAGCCCGACAGCCGGACCGCTTACCCAAACCGTCACCTCGCCCGCCCATTGTGGTGCCGAATCCGGTGAATACTGCGCCATTTGGCTTGGCCCCGAAACGCCGGGCGATCAGCGTGGTGATGACGCCCTTTCCACCACCTTTGACAGCGCCCCGCTGGAACAGGACATGGATATCGTCGGCGCACCGCAGATTACCCTGACCCTTGCCAGCGACCAGCCCCAAGCCCAGATTGCTGTGCGCCTTAATCATATCCACCCCGATGGCGCGGCGACACGTATTACCTATGGCGTGCTGAACCTGTCACACCGCACCAGTGCTGCCGATCCAACCCCGATGCCACGCGGCACCGCGCAGGACATCACCTTTAAACTTGATCACATCGCCTACCGCGTGCCCAAGGGGCACCGCCTGCGTGTGTCGATTTCGGATGCCTACTGGCCGCTGCTCTGGCCCTCCCCCACACCAACCAAGCTGTCCCTGTCCGCAGGCCGCATCGACATTCCGCAACGTCCCACCTTTGGCGGCGACGAACATTTCTTCGAACCGCCAACCGCCGCCGAGCCGTGGCAGGTGGACACCCTGCGCCCCGATGCGCATGTGCGCCGGCAGGAAACCGACACGGTCACCGGCACCGTCAGCCTGATCATCGAAGACGACTTTGGCGAGGTGCGCGACAGCGAGCATGGACTTGTCTCAGGCTCGGTCGCGCGCGAAAACTGGTCTATCCACCCGGATGATCCGTTGTCCGCCAAGGGTACATGCCACTGGACCGACACGCTGACACGTGACGATATTGCCCTGCGCACCGAGGCCCGCTGCGAAATGACATCCGATGCAACCCGGTTCCATTTGACCGCGCGCATCGAAGCCTTCGAAAACGACACTTTAATCTACAGCCGCGACGTGGCAAAGAGCATCGCGAGGGATCACTTGTAG
- a CDS encoding ABC transporter substrate-binding protein — MNNELKHLTGKVASGLMTRREFVGRAAALGVTAAVANTMLANSAAADGHAKPVRGGMMKIASSGGESTNTQDPALVASEAPLNNIRAWGELLVEVDAKGELDYRMAESVEASADAKQWVFKIRKGIPFSNGKDMTPDDVLKTMQRHSNEDAKSGALGIMKGISEMKVDGDNFIVNLDTPNADLPFLMADYHLMIQPGGGMDNPGAAIGTGAYTLEIDEPGVRHAFKRRDDYWDADNRGFADEIEQLVLNDATARTAALQSGQVHIINRVDPKVAALLDRAPNLRVESVAGRGHYVFIAHKDTAPFDNNDVMLALKYAINRDEMVDKILRGYGTKGNDMPINAAYPLFDETIPQREHSIEKAKEHYAKSGHDGSPIVLRVADGAFPGAVDAAALFQQSAQAAGIPLEIKREPNDGYWSEVWNVQPFCASYWGGRPVQDQMYSTAYLSTADWNDTRWKRPEFDEMLNAAKAELDNAKRKEIYSKMGRMLNEEGGLILPMFNDFVNGVSNKIGGWANDPNGPVMNNKSHIKCWVMDA; from the coding sequence ATGAATAACGAACTGAAACATCTGACGGGCAAAGTTGCCTCCGGCCTGATGACGCGCCGCGAATTTGTCGGCCGTGCCGCAGCACTTGGCGTAACGGCCGCTGTTGCCAATACCATGCTTGCAAACTCTGCCGCAGCAGACGGCCATGCCAAACCGGTACGCGGCGGCATGATGAAAATCGCCTCTTCCGGCGGTGAATCAACCAACACACAGGATCCGGCACTTGTCGCGTCCGAAGCGCCCCTGAACAACATCCGCGCGTGGGGCGAACTGCTGGTCGAAGTCGACGCCAAAGGCGAACTTGACTACCGCATGGCCGAAAGCGTCGAAGCATCCGCCGACGCCAAACAGTGGGTTTTCAAAATCCGCAAAGGCATCCCGTTCTCCAACGGCAAAGATATGACACCGGACGACGTGCTGAAAACAATGCAGCGCCACTCCAACGAAGATGCGAAATCAGGTGCCTTGGGCATCATGAAAGGCATCTCCGAGATGAAGGTCGACGGCGACAACTTCATCGTCAACCTTGACACCCCCAATGCCGACCTTCCCTTCCTGATGGCCGACTATCACCTGATGATCCAGCCCGGTGGCGGCATGGACAATCCGGGGGCCGCAATCGGTACCGGTGCTTACACACTTGAAATCGACGAACCCGGTGTGCGCCATGCCTTCAAACGCCGCGATGACTACTGGGATGCGGACAACCGTGGTTTTGCCGACGAAATCGAACAGCTGGTGCTGAACGATGCGACCGCGCGTACCGCTGCGTTGCAGTCCGGTCAGGTCCACATCATCAACCGCGTTGACCCCAAGGTTGCAGCCCTGCTTGACCGCGCGCCCAACCTGCGTGTTGAATCGGTTGCCGGCCGTGGCCACTATGTCTTTATCGCGCATAAAGACACCGCACCATTCGACAATAACGACGTGATGCTGGCGCTGAAATACGCCATCAACCGCGACGAAATGGTCGACAAAATCCTGCGCGGCTATGGCACCAAGGGCAACGACATGCCGATCAACGCCGCCTACCCGCTGTTTGACGAAACCATCCCGCAGCGCGAGCATTCCATCGAAAAGGCCAAAGAGCATTACGCGAAATCCGGCCACGACGGTTCGCCGATCGTTCTGCGTGTGGCCGACGGTGCCTTCCCCGGCGCGGTCGATGCTGCCGCCCTGTTCCAGCAGTCCGCGCAAGCCGCCGGCATTCCGCTGGAAATCAAGCGCGAGCCTAACGACGGTTACTGGTCCGAAGTCTGGAACGTACAGCCTTTCTGTGCCTCCTACTGGGGCGGCCGTCCGGTGCAGGACCAGATGTATTCGACCGCCTATCTGTCGACCGCAGACTGGAACGACACCCGCTGGAAACGCCCCGAGTTTGACGAGATGCTCAACGCGGCCAAGGCCGAGCTGGACAACGCCAAGCGCAAGGAAATCTATTCCAAAATGGGCCGCATGTTGAACGAAGAAGGCGGTCTGATCCTGCCGATGTTCAACGACTTTGTGAACGGTGTGTCCAACAAAATCGGCGGTTGGGCCAACGACCCGAACGGTCCTGTGATGAACAACAAATCACACATCAAATGCTGGGTGATGGACGCTTAA
- a CDS encoding ABC transporter permease, which produces MHPILKLIAQRVALGLMLLFAASILIFGGTMMLPGDVAQQILGQSATPESLANLRAELGLNDPPVARYFQWLGGFLQGDLGTALTNGRDIAESLGSRLGNTLFLAFWAAVISVPLAIFLGLLAVRYKDRIPDRLISAVTLTTISIPEFMIGYVLIYWISIRLGWFSSVAIINDSMSLGQKLNAIAIPVMVLTLVVLAHMMRMTRAAILNVMQSAYIETAELKGMGMLKIIAKHAFPNAIAPIVNVVMINLAYLVVGVVVVEVVFAYPGMGQYLVDHVAKRDVPVVQACGLIFAAVYIGLNLIADIVSILANPRLRHPK; this is translated from the coding sequence ATGCACCCCATCTTAAAACTGATAGCTCAGCGCGTTGCGCTGGGCTTGATGCTCCTCTTCGCAGCATCCATCCTTATTTTCGGCGGCACAATGATGCTGCCCGGCGACGTGGCCCAGCAAATTCTTGGCCAGTCTGCGACCCCCGAAAGCCTCGCCAACCTGCGCGCCGAACTGGGCCTGAACGACCCACCCGTTGCACGCTATTTCCAATGGCTCGGAGGCTTCCTTCAAGGCGATCTTGGCACCGCTTTAACCAACGGGCGCGACATCGCCGAAAGTCTGGGCTCCCGCCTTGGCAACACGCTTTTCCTCGCCTTCTGGGCTGCCGTCATCTCGGTCCCGCTGGCCATCTTCCTTGGTCTGCTGGCCGTTCGCTACAAAGACCGCATTCCCGACAGGCTGATTTCGGCGGTGACCCTCACCACCATTTCAATCCCCGAATTCATGATCGGCTACGTGCTGATCTACTGGATTTCCATCCGCCTTGGCTGGTTCTCTTCTGTCGCCATCATCAATGACAGCATGTCACTGGGCCAGAAACTGAACGCCATCGCCATCCCCGTAATGGTACTGACCCTTGTTGTGCTGGCCCATATGATGCGCATGACCCGCGCGGCCATCCTGAACGTGATGCAATCGGCCTATATCGAAACGGCTGAACTCAAAGGCATGGGGATGCTGAAAATCATCGCCAAACACGCCTTTCCCAACGCCATTGCCCCCATCGTCAACGTGGTCATGATCAACCTCGCCTATCTTGTGGTTGGCGTGGTCGTCGTCGAAGTTGTGTTCGCCTATCCGGGCATGGGGCAATACCTTGTGGATCACGTCGCCAAACGCGATGTGCCGGTGGTGCAGGCCTGCGGCCTGATCTTTGCCGCCGTATACATCGGTCTGAACCTGATTGCCGACATCGTTTCCATTCTCGCCAACCCGCGTTTGAGGCATCCCAAATGA